TTTAAATCTTCTTCCCCCAACATATTATTAATCATAATTCCAGTACCAGGAATTACATAACCAGAACCTTCACCATTAGATGTTGTTACTGAAGCAGCATTACCTTCATTATCCATTACACTAATGTGAGTTGTGCTACCCCATTTATTAACGGTTGAACTTAATTCTTGTTGATAACTAGCCAGATGCTCATTAGCTAAGAAATTTTCAGCAATATCTTTTTGATATATATAATCATCATATCCATCAGCTCTAGCTACATTAGTTAAACGCATCACCTCAGCTAATAGTTGTAAATGCTGAGAACTGCCACATTTAATTAAATTTAAATCTATTTTTTCTAATATTTTAAGAGCAAAAGCCATTAAAGTGCTACCAGAACTGGGAGGGGTGTTAGTTAATAAAGTATGACCTCGGTAATTAACTAATAGTGGCGTTCTTTCTATAACTCGATATTCTTTTAAGTCTTCTAGTGTTAAATATCCCCCTTGTTCCTGACAATCTTTCACAATTTGTTTGGCAATTTCTCCTGAATAAAATTCATCTGACCCATTTTGGGCAAAATAGTCTAAACTATTAGCTAAATCTGAGATTACAAAAGTATCACCTTGCTGAAGTAAATTTCCATTAGGTGCATACACTTTACACGCTGCTGGAGATGCTCTAATAATTGGTTCCAAAAGCTGCCAGCAGTAAGCTTGAAATTTATCTACTTTAATACCTGTCTTACCAGAGTAAATAGCAGGTTCAGCAACTACCTTGAAAGGTAATCTACCTAGCTTTTTGTGGATATGAAATACTCCTAACAAGTTTCCTGGCACAGCCATTGAAGCTTTGCCAATATGAAAAGTTTGCCATGCGTCACCAAAATTAACTTCTACTGGAAAAAAATCAAGTTCAGCAGGTGGTTTGTTCTGACGTGGTGTTTGTGTAAAAAAATCAAATAAAATATTTTGCTGCTTATGAGTATGAGCTAACAAAAAACCGCCGCCAGCAGGGGAAGTTAGCATTGGTTCAGCTACAAAAGACATCAAAATTGCAGCTATTGCTGCATCAAAGGCGTTACCACCTAAAGACAGCATTTCTGCACCAGCTTCAGCAGTTTTTTGATGTCCAGCAGCAATTACACCGTGAGTTTTTGCCTTCATTATTTACCAATTCACTACATTATTTAGACTGTCGTTCACAAGTAGTATCATAGTATAATCTGATATTATCTTTTCCTAACCTATAGGACATAAAAAAATTGCGGACACCATCACCTAAACAATAAGTAGACTCCCAAAAACCTTCATGACTACCACCACCATTAGGTAAAGGTATAGGTTGCCAAATAGACGGTTTATAACCAAAAATATAATTGTAAAATTTTACTGCTTCAGGTTGACCGTATTGAAAAAAATTCTGATTCTAAATCAGCATTGCTTACAGCAAGTGCTAACGCACTATATCTGCGGCATAAAAATTTTTGATTGATTTTTGAAATCAACTGTTAAGTTAATTTTATCCAAATAAACACATTGTTTCGCTAAACTTAATAGTTATGATTTAATTACTTATGCGTAGGTTCTAACTCAAGAGGCGCAAGATGGAAGATCAGCATAAAAGTAAAGATGAACTGATCGAGGAATTGGTAGCACTGCGCCAACAAGTTGCACAGTTAGAAACTTTGCTTAACCAGCCTCCGCCATCTCAAGATTTACAACTTAATGAGCAGGTAGAACTCAAAGTTCAAGAGCGTACAGCAATATTATCTCAGGTTAATGAGCAACTTCGCAGTAAAATAGCTGATGGCGCGGCGCGATCGCAACACGAACGTCAGCGCATCGAAGCGGAAGTGAGGGAAAGGCAGAAGCCACTGCAACGACTATTTGATTGTAACTTGGTGGGAGTTGCCTACTGGAATGCTGATGGTTTTATTACCAATGCTAATGATGCTTACCTACATTCGGCTGGCTATACCCGTGAAGAGTTTAACTTATTAGGGCAAATCAGTTGGCGTGAACTAACTCCTCCAGAATACAAGTATTTAGATGATCGAGCGATCGCAGAAGCTAGAACAACTGGAGTTTCTAATATTTACGAGAAAGAATATATTCATCGAGACGGTAAACGAGTACCAATTGTCTTGGGTATAGCACTCTTAAATGATTCTCATAGTAACGGCGTAGCTTTTGTACTAGACATCACACATCGTAAGCAAACTGAAGAAGCACTGCGAATCAGTGAAGCTAAGTTTAGAAGATTATTTGAATCTAATGTAATTGGAATCTTTTTTCCAGAACGCGATGGCAATATCGCTGACGCTAACGATGCTTTTTTGCAAATTATCGGGTACACAAGAGAAGAATTGCTGGCAGGAAAAGTGCGTTGGGATCTCCTCACTCCACCAGAATATGCTTATTTAGATCAGATAGCAATTGAAGAACATCAACAATCTGGTTGTAATACTCCTTACGAAAAGGTTTATATTCGTGCTGATGGTAGCTATGTACCTGTGCTAATTGCAGGAGCAACTTTAGAAGAACATCCCGATAAAGGTATCGCTTTAGCACTCGATTTAACACAGCGCAAGCAAGCCGAGGAAGCAAGAGACAAAGCTTTAGCTGAAACAGAAGCAGCAAGAGCAGAGTTACAGCGAGTGTTTATGCAAGCTCCAGCGATGATTCAAGTGTCGCGTGGGTCAAATCATGTAATTGAAATAGCAAACCCTTTGTATATGCAGGTTGCGGGTAAGCGCGAACTGATTGGCAAATCCAGCCGTGAAGCGTTTCCAGAATTTGAAGGACAAGGCTTTTTTGAGTTGTTAGATCAAGTATATGCAACGGGTAAACCCTTTGTTGGTAACGAGATGAAGGCGATGTTTGATCGCAATGATGATGGAGTTTTGGAGGAGAGCTTTTGGAATTTTGTCTATCAACCTTTAGTTGATAGTGATGGTAAGGTTTATGGAATTATGACTCATGCAGTGGAAGTCACT
The DNA window shown above is from Oculatellaceae cyanobacterium and carries:
- a CDS encoding PAS domain S-box protein, giving the protein MEDQHKSKDELIEELVALRQQVAQLETLLNQPPPSQDLQLNEQVELKVQERTAILSQVNEQLRSKIADGAARSQHERQRIEAEVRERQKPLQRLFDCNLVGVAYWNADGFITNANDAYLHSAGYTREEFNLLGQISWRELTPPEYKYLDDRAIAEARTTGVSNIYEKEYIHRDGKRVPIVLGIALLNDSHSNGVAFVLDITHRKQTEEALRISEAKFRRLFESNVIGIFFPERDGNIADANDAFLQIIGYTREELLAGKVRWDLLTPPEYAYLDQIAIEEHQQSGCNTPYEKVYIRADGSYVPVLIAGATLEEHPDKGIALALDLTQRKQAEEARDKALAETEAARAELQRVFMQAPAMIQVSRGSNHVIEIANPLYMQVAGKRELIGKSSREAFPEFEGQGFFELLDQVYATGKPFVGNEMKAMFDRNDDGVLEESFWNFVYQPLVDSDGKVYGIMTHAVEVTEQVRARQEIEKKAEELACLTAALERTNKDLDQFAYVASHDLKAPLRGIATLAEWVEEDIGEQISDESREHLHLLRGRVYRMEALINGILQYSRAGRTEDFELLNVANLLSEVIELLSPPPQVEIIVSSGMPTLVGEKVPLQQVFMNFINNAIKYADKPDVLVQVNVREHEKYYEFSVTDNGPGIAPEYQEKIWGIFQRLEARDKIEGAGIGLSVVKKIIESRGGRIGVESELGAGATFYFTWLKSLPEALITSD
- the ggt gene encoding gamma-glutamyltransferase produces the protein MKAKTHGVIAAGHQKTAEAGAEMLSLGGNAFDAAIAAILMSFVAEPMLTSPAGGGFLLAHTHKQQNILFDFFTQTPRQNKPPAELDFFPVEVNFGDAWQTFHIGKASMAVPGNLLGVFHIHKKLGRLPFKVVAEPAIYSGKTGIKVDKFQAYCWQLLEPIIRASPAACKVYAPNGNLLQQGDTFVISDLANSLDYFAQNGSDEFYSGEIAKQIVKDCQEQGGYLTLEDLKEYRVIERTPLLVNYRGHTLLTNTPPSSGSTLMAFALKILEKIDLNLIKCGSSQHLQLLAEVMRLTNVARADGYDDYIYQKDIAENFLANEHLASYQQELSSTVNKWGSTTHISVMDNEGNAASVTTSNGEGSGYVIPGTGIMINNMLGEEDLNPTGFHKWQLNQRISSMMSPTIVLKNGQPEIVLGSGGSNRIRTAILQVVSNLIDFKMPVEQAVESPRCHWENNIFSIEPGFIKKELEKLTVSANTQIALWQEMNMFFGGVHTVRKDDLGVMSGAGDSRRNGVVVSK